The uncultured Ilyobacter sp. nucleotide sequence AGTTTGAGCCCTGTTTTGATCCTCATAAAAAAGGCTTGAGCTGAGAGTTAACAATGAATCAAAACAAGCTTGAGCCATCTGGTTTAAGCTTTTTTTTTTAGGGAGATAATTGAGTTAGTTTGTCATTCATTCTGATAAATTTAAATAGCATTTGGTATTAAAGCAAAGTCTAGCAACGAAGAAGTAGTTAAACATGGGGGTGGGAGATACAGATGAGTTATAAGAGTTTTATAAAAGGGTCAAGAATTGTATTGGAAGTTTTGAAAAGGATGGGAGTAAAGGATATATTTGGATATCCTGGAGGAGCAGTCATTCCAATTTACGATGCTTTTTATGATTTTGATGGGATAAAACACTATCTATCAAGGCATGAGCAGGGTGCCACTCATGCTGCAGACGGATATGCAAGGACTACTGGTAAAACCGGGGTATGCATAGCAACGTCCGGGCCGGGGGCCACAAATACAGTCACAGGAATAATGACTGCCTATATGGATTCTGTGCCTCTTTTGGTAATAACAGGACAAGTTCCCACTAGTTTTTTAGGAAGAGATTCATTTCAAGAGTCGGATATACTAGGGATAACATCGCCAATCACAAAACATAATTATCTTGTAAAAAATATAGAAGAGCTTCCAGGGATTCTAAAAGAAGCCTATGCTCTTACTAAAAAAGGAAGACCGGGACCTGTACTTATTGATATTCCAAAAGATATACAGATGCAGGAGATCTCAGTAGAAAAGTTTGAAGAATTATATGCAATTCACTGTGAGTATGTGGGAAATAAATATCCTAAAAAATATACAGCAAAAGATATCAATTCTGCTGTGGAACTTATAAAAAATGCCAACCAGCCTGTATTTATTATCGGCGGAGGGGTCATGAACGCAGGGGCGGCAGAAGAAACTCAAAAGCTACTATCAAAAATAAAGGCTCCTAGTGTAGCCACTTTGATGGGCCTAGGGGGAGTTCCTCATAATTTCCCAGGACACATGGGAATGATAGGTATGCACGGAAAGGTATGGGCCAACAGATGTGTAAATGAGGCAGATTTAGTTGTTTCTCTTGGAATGAGATTTGATGACAGAATTGTTGGGGATCCGGAAAAATTTGCTCCCCATGCTAAAAAAATACACGTAGATATTGATGCAGCGGAAATAAATAAAAATGTCAAAATTGATCTTCCACTTGTAGGGGACGCTAAAGATGTATTAGAGGACCTTCTCAATGCAGGTATAGAGGCTGATTTTACTGAGTGGATGGAGAAATGTGAATCCTATATACTAGATGAAGGTTCACAAGGGGATTGCCTGAATCAGGTAAGTGCAATAAAGTACCTAGGAGAGATTTTACCAGATACCAGCATAGTAGTAACTGACGTGGGACAGCATCAGATGTTTACAGCTCAACACTTTAAATTTAAACAGCCTCTTTCTTTTTGTACATCTGGAGGAGCTGGTACCATGGGATATGGACTTCCTGCAGCTATAGGGGCACAGGTAGGGAATCCAGATAAAAGGGTAATCTCGATCATAGGAGACGGTGGATTCCAGATGAATCAGCAGGAGCTTATTGTTCTCAAGCAGTACCACCTTCCTGTAAAGATCTTTATATTAAATAATGGGACATTAGGAATGGTTAGACAATGGCAGGAACTTTTTAATCAAAAGAGATATTCTGAGGTTATTCTGGATGTGAATCCTGATTTTGTAAAACTTGCTGAGGCAAATGGATTAAGAGGGGTAAGGGTCAACAGTGTAGAGGAATTAAAACAGATCGAAGCGATGATAAATGATGACCAGCCGCTTCTTGTGGATGTGGTAGTTCCTAGAGATTGCAATGTATATCCGATAATACCAGCAGGGAAGTCTTTTTCAGAAACGATAATAGGGGAGTGAATGGGATGAAATACAGGGAAATACTTATAATAATGAACAATAAACCGGGAGTTTTAAGTAAAATATCGGGATTATTTCAAAAGAGGGGAATCAATATAGAAACAATCACTGCAGGGGAAAGTTATCCTGCAGACCTTGTGAGAATGACTGTGTGTGGAAACTGGGACGAGTACACCGTACACCAGATAATGGCTCAGGCAGAAAAACTTTTTGATGTGAGATTTGTAAAAGAGTTTGACGATAAAAATAGTGTGGACAGGGAGTTGGCACTTATTAAATTGAAGGCCGATGACTCTAGAAGAGCTGAAATAATGCAGGTAACGACAATATATAGGGGAAATATTGTAGATGTAGGAAGAGAGAGCCTTATAATAGAGATCACTGGCGGGAAAGATAAAATCGCAGGTTTTCTTGACTATGTAGAAACTTTTGGGATTTTAGAAGTTGCTAGAACTGGAGTAACAAGCATGACAAGAGGAAGTGAAATGTAATTTTAAATAAAAAATCACGGGGTCTAAGCTAAGACTACCGTGATTTTTTTATTTGTGATTTTTATTTTTGAAATAAAAATTGAAAACCCGTTTCCTTATAATAGGTATTTTTTTGAAATTTATTCTGGGATGTTTACTTGTTATAGACCTAAAAAAAATGTAGGTATATGTAGTAAAAGGAAGGGGAAAAAAAACCATAATATAGGGAATAAGAGACTTTTTTCTCATCTTCTGTGTCTTAAATTTTTTTGTTCCCATCTTTCCAAGCCATATATTCTGACTAAGAGCCCCTATACCCCCAACTAGAATGATGGCAATAGACAAAACTAATGTAGAATCTGTTATTATTATAAGAATTCTCTTTATATCCATAGGTCCACACCTCTTAACGGTATAGGTTTTGTAAAAATTATATTAAAGTTATTTACTGATAATTGATAAGATTCCTTTTATATATACAAGAATCAGTCGAAAAAATTTATTTCTTAAAGAGCAGACTTTTTCTTCTCTTAAATTGCTTTTTTGCCCATCTCATCCAATGGGGCCTTGCAATGAGACCTCTTCCTATGGCCACAAAATCTAAATAACCGTTTTCGATAAGCCAACTGGCATCTTTTTCGGTCTTTATTTTCCTCACTCCTATAACAGGTATATCTACATGTTTTTTTATCTCTGTACCTAGATATATAACCCAGTCGAGGGGAAATTCTTCTGGCAGATCAATTTTTATCTCAGACTTATAGGCGGGGTCTGGTACACCGCTAGAAACATGTAAGAGATCCACCCCTATACTCTCTAAATATCTAGCTATTTCCACGCCATCCTCTAGATGAGGTTCATTGCCACCCATTCTATAGGCGAGGATAAAATCTTCGTCAAAAAGGTCTCTGGTGCGTTCTATGAGCTCTTTGTTAAAGTACATCCTCTTTTGAAAATTTCCTCCGTATTTATCTTTACGAGTGTTCCAAAGACGTGAATTTAACTGTGAGAGAAGATAGGTGTGTGCCCCGTGAATCTCAATTCCGTCAAAGCCGCATTTTTTTGCTCGACGAAAGGCCTCTAAAAATTGATCTAATATATTATCAAGAACTTTTTCTTCCACAGTTGCTATGTCTTCCTTAAAACCTGCATGGTGTATCTGTATTATTGCAGGGACATTCCATTTATGGCAGATTTTGGCTATTTCAGAAAGCCCTGGTATGAAACTGTCGTCCCATATTCCAATCTGATTTGGACGGAGTTTTCCATCAGAGGCTACACATGAAGCCTCAACAATTATTAGTCCCACTCCGTTTCTAGCCACGTCCTCGTACCAGTTTACAAGCTCTTTTGTGACAAGCCCGTCTTTTTTTACCAAGGAAAATCTCACCATAGGTGGAAGTACAATTCTGTTTTTTATATTTATATTTTTTATTTTATAAGGTGAGAAAATTGTATTCATGTTGCCTCCAATATTATTTAAAAACTTAATTTTAAAGATATTCTAAAATTTTACCAAAAAACTCGTAAAAAAACTAGAAAATAATATTCATAGGAGACAGATACATAACCACTATTCGATTGAAGGAAAATTAATTATTAGGGTACTTCTGGTTTTAGAAAATAATCACTTTTAAATCCTCTACTTATATAGCTATTAAACCAACTTAAACTAGTTAATGCTCAAATTTATTAAAATATACATTTTTTACAAAAAATGGGCAACATAAAAATTGTATTTGGCTTAATATTTTTTATCAAGTTATAACATCTACAGTATTTAAGTCCTATAATTTATTAATATTAAATTTTTTTAAAAAAATAAAAATAATAAATATTAAGAAGATTCAGATAAATTAAAAATTATGATATAATATGATGAATTTTTATATAAGATACATAAAAGGAGGAAAATAATGATCGCAACAAGTAACCTTTCAATGAGTTTTGGGGGAAGGAAGCTTTTCGAAGATGTAAATGTAAAATTTACTCCTGGGAATTGCTACGGACTAATAGGTGCAAATGGTGCCGGTAAATCAACTTTTGTAAAAATACTTTCTGGAGAACTTGACCCTACTGAGGGAGAAGTTATTTTTGACAAGAAAAAAAGTATGGCAGTTCTTAAGCAGGATCACTTTGCTTATGAAGAAAATGATGTTTTAGACGTGGTACTAATGGGACACGAAGAGCTTTATTCGATAAAAAAAGAGCAGGAAGAATTATATTCTAAACCTGATGCAACTGAAGAAGATTATGCTAGGGCAGGAGAGCTAACTGATAGAATAGAAGAGCTAGATGGTTGGTCAGCAGAAACAAATGCAGAGAAGATACTAATGGGGCTAGGTATAGGGGCAGATCTTCATACTAAAATGATGAAAGAACTCACAGAGGGAGAAAAAGTAAAAGTTCTCCTAGCTCAGGCCATATTTGGTGATCCAGATGTACTCTTACTTGACGAGCCTACCAACGGACTCGACATCATGGCTATCTCTTGGCTTGAAAATTTCCTTATGACCCTTGAGAATACAACTGTTATAGTTATATCCCATGACAGACACTTTTTAAACAAGGTGTGTACTCATATCGCAGACGTTGATTATGGTAAGGTAAAAATGTATGTAGGTAACTATGACTTCTGGTATGAGTCAAACCAGCTTATGGTTACACTTATAAATAATAAAAACAAAAAACTTGAGCAAAAAAGAGCTGAACTAAAAGACTTTATCGCCAGATTTAGTGCCAACGCTTCAAAGTCAAAACAGGCAACTTCTAGAAAGAAGCAGCTAGAAAATCTTCAGTTAGAAGATATGCAGGTTTCCAACAGAAAATATCCGTTTATTGAGTTTAAGGCTGAGAGAGAATCTGGAAATAACATTCTGAAGGTAGAAAACCTTACTAAAACCATTGACGGTGTAAAAGTACTAGATAACTTAAGCTTTACAATTAATCCTAAGGACAAGGTTATTCTTCTTTCTAAAAATGATATAGTGAAAACAACACTTCTTTCTATATTAGCAGGAGAGATAGAGCCAGATAGCGGGAGCTTTACTTGGGGAGTTACGACGACTCAGGCCTACATGCCTAGAGATAACTCAAAATTCTTTGAAGGTTCCGACCTTGCATTGATTGACTGGTTGAGACAGTATTCTCCAGACCAGCATGATTCATTTGTAAGAGGTTTCTTAGGAAGAATGCTATTCTCTGGAGAGGAATCTTTCAAGAAGGTAAATGTCCTTTCAGGAGGGGAGAAAGTAAGATGTATGCTTTCTAGAATGATGCTTACAGGATCGAATGTACTTTTATTTGATAACCCTACAGATCACTTGGATCTAGAATCAATAACATCTTTAAACAAAGCGCTAGTTAAATTTGACGAAACAATTATTTTTGCCGCTCATGACCATGAGTTCATACAGACTGTGGCAAACAGAATAATTGAGATCACTCCTAACGGATTGCTTGATAAATTAATGGAATATGACGACTATATCCAGGACGAGGCCATACAGGAAAGACTGGCAGAACTTTACGGATAATAATATTGAGGGTGCAGAATTTTCTGTGCCCTTTTGTCATAAAATAGAAAGTTGCAGGGTTAAGAGAGGAGGAGAATATGAAAATAGTGGATCTCACACATATGATAAATGAAAATATGCCGGTGTTTCCAGGGTCGGAAAAGCCAAAATTTGAGAATATAGGGGTTTTGGAAAAGGATGGTTTCGAGGAGAAAAAAATAACTATTTATTCTCATACCGGGACCCATATGGATGCTCCTAGGCACATCCTAGCTGATAGCAAAGGGCTTGACGATTTTTCACCGGAGAAATTTATTGGGAAAGGTATAGTTGTTGATGCTAGAGGTAAAAGTGATATAACTCTTGAACTTCTCAGTAAATATGAAACAGAGATAGAGAAAAGTGATTTTGTACTTATAAATACAGGATGGGACAGATATTGGGGAGAGGATAGATACTATAGAGGTTTTCCAACTATGACTATAGAGGCTGCCCAATGGATTGCCTGCAAAAAAATTAAGGGGCTAGGTATAGATGCCATATCAGTAGACCCTGTTGAAAGTTTGGACCTTGTTAACCATAATATTCTCCTTAAAAAAGAGATACTGATAATAGAAAATTTAAAAATCCCTGAAAAACTTCATGGAAAGGAATTTTTATTTTCAGCCTTTCCTTTAAAAGTTGAAAATTCAGACGGTTCCCCTATACGGGCAGTGGCCATCTTAGATATATAAACTTATTTTTTTATCTTCTCCCTGTTGGGGCAGAATTCAATTTCATTTCCTTTAAAAGTTTTTCTCCCCTTGCAAAATCTATCGTATTTTTTGCACTGGGTGCAAATATGAGCTAAGTATTCGTTTATTATTTCTAGATTTTCGTCAAAAAGCTGATAGTTGTTTGAGTTTTTTTTCATGTAATTACCTCCTGACTTTATTTTACTTTATTTTTCAGACTTAGCAAGTAATAAATTAAAAAAAATTAAAAAACCTCCCTAAGCAGTTTTAGGGAGGCGGGTGTAAATACGATTATTTTTTATTTTTCAGGTGTTTATCTTTGACCATATTGATGACAGTTTTCATTTTTCCACGAATGTGGTCATAGCCCACATCCTTTATGTGAGGAAGGCTGCACTGAGAACAGTCCTTTATTCCGTGCTCTGTATATTTAAAATTACCACCGCACTCTTCGCCCATCATGTATAGAGGGCAGTAACAGAACAAACAGTTAAATTTTTCCTTGTCATCCATTTTGTGACATGGGAAATACTCACACTTACTGTTTTGTACAAATTTATGGTTAAAAGCCTCTTTCTTTAACAATCAAATACCTCCATTTTATTATTTCTGTTTTATGCTATGTCTGTGATGTTAAATTTCTTCCCTTGTGTCACTTGGATTTAAAAGAGAGTCAAGCCTTTTAGAATTATCTAATGCAAATAAATCGTCACATCCGCCCACGTGGAACTCATCGATGAAAATCTGTGGGACAGTCTTTCTGCCATTTGATCTTGTGATCATAACTTCACGCTGTTCTGGGTGTTCTTCAATATCTATTTCCGTATAGTTTACTTTTTTGGAATCCAAAAGCATCTTTGCCCTGATACAATACGGACAGGTTTTTTTTATGTAAATAGTTATCTCTTTCTTCATTTTTTCTCCTAAATTCGATTGATTTATTTTTCTTTATTTTACCAAAAATTAAAGATTTTTAAAAATCTTTTATACTGTTAAAATATTTTCTTTATTTTTTATGAGTTCAGTTAAAGGCTCACCCCATAGTTTCAGTTCAATTCCTAATTCCATAAGTTTTTCTGTTGTTCCAAGATTATTGGCACAGGCAAGGCACCCGCTGAACTTAACTCCTGACTCCTCTCCCTCTTTTATAAGCTGTTGGATATTATCATTTTCAGCAACAAGTTTAGATGTCGCCCCCCAGATAACAACTGTAACCTCATCCCACCAATTTCTAAGCAAAGCATTTTTAGAGTACATCATGACCATATGCTCTGCCGTTAAAGGGTTGTCGTTTGTCCATAGAATATACAAATTATCTTTCTTCATTTTTTCATTCCCCCTATACTGATTTCTATCTTATAGAATATATGAATTTTTTCACCCTTATCAATCTATTTTTTTCTTTATAACTATCCTTTATTCAGGTAGTCCTCTAGTATTTTCCCTGCATTTTTACATTTTTTTATTGATTCTGGTTGATCATAAAACTCAGGCGGCAGCATTTCAGTGGTTACTTTCTCCACAAATCCATGATTTTTTACTATATTGCCGTCAACACATGTCATTCCGGCTCCACAAGTATAACATTGAGAATAAGCCCCTACTAAAAATTTTGAAATCACATTCATTTTATTGCTTTTTGCAAAGTATTCAACAATTTTAAGTACCTGGTTATTTTCTTCATCCTTAGAATAGCCGGTGGATATGATTACAAGGGGTTTATTCTTCAATAAAAAGGCACTTTTGTGACGGAAACAAAAGCATCTTTCTAGTAAACTATGTGAAAGAGCGTTGGGGAGGTCATAATAATTTGGAACTCCCAACACAATGGCGTCAGCTTTTACCATAGCTTCTGCTATTTCTGGGAAATCATCTTTAACTACACATTTGTTATCTTCGATACATCCAAGACAGCTAACACACCCTGATATATGTTTTCCAGAAAGTGAGATAAATTTTGTTTCACCGTTGTAATTTCCGAGTATTTCTTTAACTGCATAGTCTGTTATTCTATTCGGCCTTGGACTTCCTGATATACCTAAGATCATATTTGGTCTCCTTTATTCTATTTGCTATCATTTTACATTTCTGTGAACATTTTTAAAAAATTTAGAAAAAGTTTGATAGGAACATAATCTTTTTTATCATTTACTAGATTCCCCAGATTTGAGATATATCTGTAAAATCCTCATTTACAAAACATATGAGGAAGATATTTAAATCTAATGTAATTTAATATAGGGTTCCAGTTAGAACCCCTATAGGTGACTAGCAAAATAATTTAAAAACAATTCGATATAGTCCCTTTTATAGTTACATCTCAGCTGCTTTCTTTAGAGCACCCTTAAAATGTTCTATGCTCTGTGCACCTGAAACAGCCACCTTGTCATTAATTATAAAAAAAGGAACTCCTGTTATCCCAATACTTGAAGCCTCCATCTGATCTTTTGCAACCTCTGATAAATAAGACTTCTCTTTTAGAACTTTTTCCAACTTATCAGTATTGAGACCAATTTCGCTAGCTAGAGATAGCAAAGTTTCTAAATTTCCTAAATCTGCTCCCTCTTCGAAATATGCCTTGAATAATTGGTCAACAAGGATCTTTTCTTTTCCCTCATCCTTGGCAAATTTAGCTGCCTGATGAGCCAGGGAAGTGTTATTTCTTATCATAATATCATACCTATAATTCAATCCAACTTTAGCCGCCTCACTTTTAGTGGCATCCATACGTGCTTTTGCACTTTCATAAGGCACTCCGTATTTTTTTGCTATAAACTCATAATAATTTCCACGTTCATGCTTTACCTCATCTGGATTAAGCTGATAGCTCCTGAAGCTTATATCTATATTCTCTCTATTTTCAAAGCTTTCAAGAGCCTTTTCTAACTTTTTTTCACCCAGGTAACAGTAGGGGCATACAAAATCAGACCAGATTTCTATTTTCATATGATCACTCCTTTTATACAATCCTTATTTAATCTTT carries:
- a CDS encoding cyclase family protein, producing MKIVDLTHMINENMPVFPGSEKPKFENIGVLEKDGFEEKKITIYSHTGTHMDAPRHILADSKGLDDFSPEKFIGKGIVVDARGKSDITLELLSKYETEIEKSDFVLINTGWDRYWGEDRYYRGFPTMTIEAAQWIACKKIKGLGIDAISVDPVESLDLVNHNILLKKEILIIENLKIPEKLHGKEFLFSAFPLKVENSDGSPIRAVAILDI
- a CDS encoding cysteine-rich small domain-containing protein: MLKKEAFNHKFVQNSKCEYFPCHKMDDKEKFNCLFCYCPLYMMGEECGGNFKYTEHGIKDCSQCSLPHIKDVGYDHIRGKMKTVINMVKDKHLKNKK
- the ilvB gene encoding biosynthetic-type acetolactate synthase large subunit, which encodes MSYKSFIKGSRIVLEVLKRMGVKDIFGYPGGAVIPIYDAFYDFDGIKHYLSRHEQGATHAADGYARTTGKTGVCIATSGPGATNTVTGIMTAYMDSVPLLVITGQVPTSFLGRDSFQESDILGITSPITKHNYLVKNIEELPGILKEAYALTKKGRPGPVLIDIPKDIQMQEISVEKFEELYAIHCEYVGNKYPKKYTAKDINSAVELIKNANQPVFIIGGGVMNAGAAEETQKLLSKIKAPSVATLMGLGGVPHNFPGHMGMIGMHGKVWANRCVNEADLVVSLGMRFDDRIVGDPEKFAPHAKKIHVDIDAAEINKNVKIDLPLVGDAKDVLEDLLNAGIEADFTEWMEKCESYILDEGSQGDCLNQVSAIKYLGEILPDTSIVVTDVGQHQMFTAQHFKFKQPLSFCTSGGAGTMGYGLPAAIGAQVGNPDKRVISIIGDGGFQMNQQELIVLKQYHLPVKIFILNNGTLGMVRQWQELFNQKRYSEVILDVNPDFVKLAEANGLRGVRVNSVEELKQIEAMINDDQPLLVDVVVPRDCNVYPIIPAGKSFSETIIGE
- a CDS encoding ATP-binding cassette domain-containing protein; the encoded protein is MIATSNLSMSFGGRKLFEDVNVKFTPGNCYGLIGANGAGKSTFVKILSGELDPTEGEVIFDKKKSMAVLKQDHFAYEENDVLDVVLMGHEELYSIKKEQEELYSKPDATEEDYARAGELTDRIEELDGWSAETNAEKILMGLGIGADLHTKMMKELTEGEKVKVLLAQAIFGDPDVLLLDEPTNGLDIMAISWLENFLMTLENTTVIVISHDRHFLNKVCTHIADVDYGKVKMYVGNYDFWYESNQLMVTLINNKNKKLEQKRAELKDFIARFSANASKSKQATSRKKQLENLQLEDMQVSNRKYPFIEFKAERESGNNILKVENLTKTIDGVKVLDNLSFTINPKDKVILLSKNDIVKTTLLSILAGEIEPDSGSFTWGVTTTQAYMPRDNSKFFEGSDLALIDWLRQYSPDQHDSFVRGFLGRMLFSGEESFKKVNVLSGGEKVRCMLSRMMLTGSNVLLFDNPTDHLDLESITSLNKALVKFDETIIFAAHDHEFIQTVANRIIEITPNGLLDKLMEYDDYIQDEAIQERLAELYG
- a CDS encoding DsbA family oxidoreductase, whose product is MKIEIWSDFVCPYCYLGEKKLEKALESFENRENIDISFRSYQLNPDEVKHERGNYYEFIAKKYGVPYESAKARMDATKSEAAKVGLNYRYDIMIRNNTSLAHQAAKFAKDEGKEKILVDQLFKAYFEEGADLGNLETLLSLASEIGLNTDKLEKVLKEKSYLSEVAKDQMEASSIGITGVPFFIINDKVAVSGAQSIEHFKGALKKAAEM
- a CDS encoding DsrE family protein — encoded protein: MKKDNLYILWTNDNPLTAEHMVMMYSKNALLRNWWDEVTVVIWGATSKLVAENDNIQQLIKEGEESGVKFSGCLACANNLGTTEKLMELGIELKLWGEPLTELIKNKENILTV
- a CDS encoding flavodoxin family protein, which translates into the protein MILGISGSPRPNRITDYAVKEILGNYNGETKFISLSGKHISGCVSCLGCIEDNKCVVKDDFPEIAEAMVKADAIVLGVPNYYDLPNALSHSLLERCFCFRHKSAFLLKNKPLVIISTGYSKDEENNQVLKIVEYFAKSNKMNVISKFLVGAYSQCYTCGAGMTCVDGNIVKNHGFVEKVTTEMLPPEFYDQPESIKKCKNAGKILEDYLNKG
- the ilvN gene encoding acetolactate synthase small subunit gives rise to the protein MKYREILIIMNNKPGVLSKISGLFQKRGINIETITAGESYPADLVRMTVCGNWDEYTVHQIMAQAEKLFDVRFVKEFDDKNSVDRELALIKLKADDSRRAEIMQVTTIYRGNIVDVGRESLIIEITGGKDKIAGFLDYVETFGILEVARTGVTSMTRGSEM
- the grxC gene encoding glutaredoxin 3, with amino-acid sequence MKKEITIYIKKTCPYCIRAKMLLDSKKVNYTEIDIEEHPEQREVMITRSNGRKTVPQIFIDEFHVGGCDDLFALDNSKRLDSLLNPSDTREEI
- a CDS encoding NADH:flavin oxidoreductase — encoded protein: MNTIFSPYKIKNINIKNRIVLPPMVRFSLVKKDGLVTKELVNWYEDVARNGVGLIIVEASCVASDGKLRPNQIGIWDDSFIPGLSEIAKICHKWNVPAIIQIHHAGFKEDIATVEEKVLDNILDQFLEAFRRAKKCGFDGIEIHGAHTYLLSQLNSRLWNTRKDKYGGNFQKRMYFNKELIERTRDLFDEDFILAYRMGGNEPHLEDGVEIARYLESIGVDLLHVSSGVPDPAYKSEIKIDLPEEFPLDWVIYLGTEIKKHVDIPVIGVRKIKTEKDASWLIENGYLDFVAIGRGLIARPHWMRWAKKQFKRRKSLLFKK